Proteins co-encoded in one Quercus robur chromosome 8, dhQueRobu3.1, whole genome shotgun sequence genomic window:
- the LOC126694083 gene encoding disease resistance protein RPM1-like isoform X1 — translation MAETVVSSLIDRLVPLLTQEAKLLRGIHGEVADIKDELESIQSFLKDADARAAAEEDMSEGVKTWVKQVTEVAFRIDVAIDQYLLQVAQRGPRRRGFTGFVHKTTHSLKTSKPRHKIASEIEEIKASVQKIKARSERYGFQSTGQGSSSGARNVRWQDPRMASLFLEDVDVVGIESPKDELLGWLIEGHSYRTVVSVVGMGGLGKTTLVKKVYDHHMMREHFDCHAWISVSQSYNMMDLVRSMVKQFCEARKEFPPEGIDSTDKMSLISKAREYLQEKRYVVVFDDVWEIDFWGEIEHALPDNTKGPRILITTRKLDVANFCKKSSHVKVHNLQPLLPNKAWELFCKRAFQFELGGHCPPMLEKLSHDILEKCEGLPLAIVAIGGLLSTREKTLFEWQKLHDSLGFELGINPHLAVVSKILSLSFEDLPYNLKSCFLYLGIYPEDYSIRCRRLIRQWIAEGFVKAKEGKTLEEVAQEYLSELIHRSLVQVSEVDLDGKVTQCRLHDLFREIVLQKMKYLSFCHVLSKQESNFEGPSRRMSVDGVSYGVLKGFEDAHIHSLLFFNINEFPISFMSKFFQNFKLVKVLDYENTPLDHLPEEVGNLFHLRYLNLNNTKVKTLPNSIGKLQNLETLLMWQTAIQEIPITINKLHKLRCLRGRYVDAKMDISLNNLRGVKLHWSIGCLKALTALRYVDANYGGVKLIEELGKLSQLTDLGLVNLTRETGRALCVSIENMNCLKDLSVSSINEDEVIDLQPISSPPKCLQFLRIEGRLAKLPDWISELQHLVSLMIYWTRLSDDPLKAFQNLPNLAELRLGMKAYNGEQLQIEKGGFSKLKELGLSELSELNSLNIEKEAFPLLEKLSIGDCPQLKEVPSGFQHLRNLKELIITDMPTEFEKSLDPEQGSHYWIIQHVPSILLLHKVRKGYYGYESRNLRSKYLERSRGQTINQDDDNKNNISGDDINASIEKVGVKIVRQSMSQNKGDDVEHMADEYEREDVDNEFHGRERGGSESDVDEYDHLNGTTAAQARSGKDIQGIPWDRLSITREKYRQTRLEQYRNYESVPHSGEESQKDCKVTKKGSSYYEFRRNSRSVKPTIPHFQLRNVVWATSKHDVYLLSHFSVIHWSSLNCTRQEVLNVSGHVAPSEKLPGNLLEGFTQTQVSSFSVKEKLLVAGGFQGELICKHLDQPGVSFCSRTTSDDNASTNSVEIYVSSSGAFHFTASNNDCGVRDFDMEKFQLSKHFQFPWPVNHTSVSPDGKLLTIVGDNPEGMLVDSQTGKTVMTLCGHLDFSFASAWHPDNVTLATGNQDKTCRVWDVRNLSKSVAVLKGNIGAIRSIRYSSDGQYMAMAEAADFVHVYDAKNGYEKEQEIDFFGEIAGISFSPDAESESLFIGVWDRTYASASLLEYGRCSLVAGNSTC, via the exons ATGGCGGAGACGGTAGTATCCTCTCTTATCGACAGGCTGGTTCCCTTGCTGACCCAAGAAGCAAAACTGTTGCGAGGCATTCATGGAGAAGTAGCTGACATCAAAGATGAACTGGAGAGCATTCAGTCCTTCCTTAAGGATGCAGATGCAAGGGCGGCAGCAGAAGAAGACATGAGCGAGGGTGTCAAAACATGGGTGAAACAAGTAACAGAAGTCGCTTTCCGCATAGATGTTGCCATCGACCAATACTTGCTTCAGGTGGCACAACGTGGTCCTCGTCGGCGAGGTTTTACTGGTTTTGTTCATAAAACAACTCACTCACTcaaaacatcaaaaccccgccaTAAGATAGCAAGTGAGATTGAAGAGATCAAAGCATCAGTGCAGAAAATCAAGGCAAGAAGTGAAAGATACGGCTTCCAATCCACTGGTCAAGGATCAAGCAGTGGTGCTCGGAATGTTAGGTGGCAAGACCCTCGAAtggcttctctttttcttgaagatgtTGACGTTGTGGGCATTGAATCTCCTAAAGATGAATTACTTGGTTGGCTCATAGAAGGACACTCTTACCGTACTGTAGTTTCGGTGGTGGGAATGGGGGGACTTGGCAAGACCACTCTTGtcaagaaagtctatgatcacCATATGATGAGAGAACACTTTGATTGTCATGCTTGGATCTCAGTGTCTCAGTCATACAACATGATGGATCTAGTAAGGAGCATGGTAAAGCAATTTTGCGAGGCAAGAAAGGAGTTTCCTCCTGAGGGAATTGACTCAACAGACAAGATGTCACTAATTAGCAAAGCAAGAGAATATTTACAAGAAAAAAGGTACGTAGTTGTATTTGATGATGTATGGGAAATTGATTTTTGGGGGGAGATAGAACATGCTTTACCTGATAATACAAAAGGTCCAAGGATTTTGATCACAACACGGAAGTTGGATGTTGctaatttttgcaaaaaatcTTCACATGTTAAAGTTCACAACTTGCAACCGCTACTACCTAATAAGGCATGGGAGCTCTTTTGCAAAAGGGCGTTCCAATTTGAACTTGGAGGACACTGTCCCCCAATGTTGGAGAAATTATCTCATGACATTCTTGAGAAGTGTGAAGGATTACCGCTTGCCATTGTTGCTATAGGCGGTCTTTTGTCAACCAGGGAAAAAACTCTCTTTGAATGGCAAAAATTGCATGATAGCCTTGGCTTTGAGTTAGGAATAAATCCTCATCTTGCAGTTGTTAGTAAAATTCTATCCCTAAGTTTTGAAGACCTGCCTTACAACCTCAAATCTTGTTTCTTATATCTTGGTATATATCCAGAGGACTACTCTATAAGATGCAGAAGATTGATTCGACAATGGATAGCCGAAGGTTTTGTGAAAGCAAAGGAGGGTAAAACATTAGAGGAGGTTGCACAAGAATACTTGTCTGAATTAATCCATAGAAGCTTGGTTCAAGTATCAGAGGTTGATTTGGATGGAAAAGTTACACAATGCCGACTCCATGATCTTTTTCGTGAGATCGTACTTCAAAAGATGAAATATTTgagtttttgtcatgttttgtcaAAACAAGAGTCAAACTTTGAAGGACCATCTCGACGTATGTCAGTAGATGGAGTTTCATATGGTGTATTGAAGGGATTTGAGGACGCTCACATTCATTCTCTTTTATTCTTCAATATTAATGAATTTCCAATATCCTTCATGagtaaattttttcaaaatttcaagctTGTGAAAGTATTGGATTATGAAAATACTCCACTAGATCATCTTCCCGAAGAGGTGGGGAATTTATTTCACTTAAGGTATTTAAACTTGAATAATACAAAAGTGAAGACTCTCCCAAACTCCATCGGAAAGTTGCAGAATCTAGAAACTTTGTTAATGTGGCAAACCGCAATACAGGAGATACCAATTACAATCAACAAGCTTCATAAGCTACGTTGTCTTAGAGGCCGCTATGTTGATGCCAAGATGGATATCAGTCTTAATAATTTAAGAGGAGTTAAATTACATTGGAGTATTGGATGCTTAAAGGCCCTGACAGCGCTACGATACGTGGACGCAAATTATGGAGGGGTCAAATTGATTGAAGAGTTGGGGAAGTTGAGTCAATTGACGGATCTTGGCTTGGTAAACCTAACAAGGGAAACTGGGAGGGCTTTGTGTGTCTCTATTGAGAACATGAACTGCTTAAAAGATCTATCTGTAAGTTCGATCAACGAAGATGAGGTCATCGATTTACAGCCCATTTCATCTCCTCCTAAATGTCTTCAATTCCTCCGCATAGAAGGGCGTTTAGCCAAGTTGCCTGACTGGATTTCAGAACTTCAACACCTAGTCTCATTAATGATTTATTGGACAAGGTTGAGCGATGATCCACTCAAAGCATTTCAAAATCTACCTAATCTAGCGGAGCTCAGACTGGGAATGAAAGCATACAATGGAGAGCAGTTGCAAATAGAGAAAGGAGGATTTTCTAAACTGAAGGAGCTAGGTCTCAGTGAATTGTCTGAATTGAATTCATTGAATATAGAAAAAGAAGCATTCCCCCTTCTTGAAAAATTGAGTATTGGGGATTGTCCACAACTGAAGGAGGTACCGTCTGGTTTCCAACACCTCAGAAACCTTAAAGAACTGATTATTACAGATATGCCCACAGAATTCGAAAAAAGTTTGGATCCAGAGCAAGGGTCACATTATTGGATCATTCAGCATGTACCATCCATCTTACTCCTTCACAAGGTTCGCAAAGGTTACTATGGCTATGAGAGCCGCAATCTCCGTTCTAAGTATTTGGAGAGATCAAGAGGTCAAACAATCAACCAAGATGAtgacaacaaaaacaatattaGTGGCGATGACATCAATGCTTCAATTGAGAAAG TAGGTGTGAAAATTGTTCGACAGAGCATGTCCCAAAACAAAGGGGATGACGTTGAACACATGGCGGATGAATATGAAAGAGAAGATGTAGACAATGAGTTTCATGGTAGAGAAAGGGGTGGCTCAGAGTCTGATGTTGATGAATACGACCACTTG AATGGTACTACTGCTGCTCAAGCTAGAAGTGGGAAAGATATCCAGGGGATCCCTTGGGATAGGCTTAGTATCACTAGGGAGAAATACCGGCAAACTAGGCTAGAACAATACAGGAACTATGAAAGCGTCCCTCATTCTGGAGAGGAGTCTcagaag GATTGCAAAGTTACGAAGAAAGGGAGCTCATATTATGAGTTCAGGCGGAATTCAAGATCTGTGAAACCAACCATTCCTCATTTTCAG TTGAGGAACGTGGTTTGGGCTACCTCAAAGCATGATGTCTACCTTCTGTCTCATTTTTCTGTCATCCATTGGTCCTCCTTAAATTGCACTAGGCAAGAAGTTCTCAATGTCTCAGGGCATGTTGCACCATCGGAG AAACTTCCTGGAAATCTGTTGGAGGGATTTACTCAGACTCAAGTGAGTTCTTTTTCTGTAAAAGAGAAGCTACTAGTTGCTGGAGGATTCCAAGGAGAACTTATTTGTAAG CATCTGGATCAGCCTGGAGTTAGTTTTTGTTCCAGGACAACTTCTGATGACAATGCTAGCACCAATTCTGTTGAGATTTATGTCAGCTCCAG TGGTGCATTTCACTTTACAGCTTCAAATAATGATTGTGGAGTTAGAGACTTTGATATGGAGAAATTTCAACTTTCTAAGCACTTCCAATTTCCATGGCCAGTGAAT CATACTTCTGTGAGTCCTGATGGTAAACTTCTTACAATTGTGGGAGACAACCCAGAAGGCATGCTGGTGGATTCCCAAACTGGAAAG ACGGTGATGACCTTGTGTGGACACTTGGATTTCTCATTTGCATCAGCATGGCACCCTGATAATGTCACTCTCGCGACTGGAAATCAAGACAAAACCTGCCGGGTTTGGGATGTTCGAAATTTGTCCAAATCAGTTGCTGTTCTGAAGGGCAACATTGGAGCAATTCGTTCTATCCGCTATTCTTCTGATGGTCAGTATATGGCAATGGCAGAGGCTGCTGACTTTGTGCATGTCTATGATGCAAAA